A section of the Acanthochromis polyacanthus isolate Apoly-LR-REF ecotype Palm Island chromosome 1, KAUST_Apoly_ChrSc, whole genome shotgun sequence genome encodes:
- the pthlha gene encoding parathyroid hormone-like hormone a: MLFSGRVLQRWFLAVFLLCSPVSGRPIDALSSRIKRSVTHAQLMHDKGRTLQDFKRRMWLQELLDEVHTAEIRELPVRTTAGGAAGGSGGLGLPGLSTTGSTMHSKPPGVTKNLPISYRLEEEEGTNLPQETNKQTYKDGVLKAPGKKKKKGRSGKRREGEKRKRRARSLSWRPEDEAGSRIHLEWRSLLGLQRALQ, encoded by the exons ATGTTGTTCTCCGGCCGGGTTCTCCAGAGATGGTTTCTGGCTGTTTTCCTGCTCTGTTCTCCGGTCAGCGGTCGGCCCATCGACGCCCTCAGCAGCAGGAT AAAGCGTTCAGTGACCCATGCTCAGCTGATGCATGACAAAGGCCGGACGCTGCAGGACTTCAAGCGTCGCATGTGGCTGCAGGAGCTCCTAGACGAAGTCCACACGGCTGAGATCCGAGAGCTTCCCGTCAGAACCACGGCCGGAGGAGCAGCGGGAGGCAGCGGCGGCCTGGGGCTGCCGGGCCTCAGCACCACCGGCAGCACCATGCACTCCAAACCGCCCGGAGTCACCAAGAACCTCCCCATCAGCTACCgactggaggaggaagaaggaacCAACCTGCCGCAGGAAACCAACAAGCAGACGTACAAAGATGGAGTCCTGAAGGCGCccggaaagaagaagaagaaaggcagGTCTGGGAAGAGGCgagaaggagagaagaggaagaggagggccAGGTCGTTGTCATGGAGACCGGAGGACGAAGCCGGCAGCAGAATCCACCTGGAGTGGAGGTCGCTGCTCGGCCTGCAGAGGGCGCTGCAGTGA